CACACAAATATTTGCTTCCGTCGCAATTTCAAGACGCTCTCGTGTTCCCTGCTGTGTGCGTACTTTTGAAGAATCAGTGCTTTGATTCAATTCCATCCGTCTAAACTCTCGGCGTTTTGAATTGGTTGTTGTTCGTGCTGGGTGCGAATTGAAACCCTAGTGCCTACTGAAGCCTGTTGAAGAATCGGAGTTCGTCAAGAGAATTAGCTTGATACGATTCtgtttggtgttattttggtacaACTCTATCGATTCTGTTTGTATTTCAATATTTTGAACTAGCCCTATTGTATTCTTGATAACAGGGCCtctttgttattattattctttgatttcttttttctAAGAAAAAGAATTCAATCATGGCTGTGTATTTCAAGTATAAAAGTGCTAAAGATTATGATGCAATTCCAATTCttgatcaatttatttctgttggcaatttgaaattaaaaatatttgaatcCAAGCGTTTTGGTAGAGGTAAAGATTTTGATCTTCTTATCACCAACGCTCAAACTAACGAAGATTATGTAGATCAAGACGCTTTGATTCCTAAAAATACAAGTGTTTTGATTTGTCGTGTTCCTGGTTTACCTCGCTTGCCCATAGTAATCCCATGTCTTACAGAGCCAAAACTAGACCAAGCCCAAATGTGTGAGGAGAATAATACAGTAGTAAAAGGAGAGTCAATTGCTGCTAAGAATTATCACAATATTGATTACGATGATTTTGGGGATGATGTCTATGCAATTCCAAAATTGATCCCAAATCAATCAGGCAATCCAGTGTTAAATGCCCCCACTAATAGTATAAATGATGAGGAGACTAAGATCAAGAATTTAATTGATACTCCAGACTTAGGGCGGCACCTCCATTCCTCTATCGGCTACGGCTTTGGTCGAGGTGGGATGGAATGGAAAAAGCCACCACGGGGTTATGTGTGTCATCGATGCAACGAGCctggccatttcattcagcactgcCCTACAAATGGTGACCCCAATTATGGCATCAAGAAAGTGAAGCCTCCAACAAAGTCCAATGACGTTGCTTCTTCAAAGGAGGTTCAAGGGTTTTCTTCCTCTTCGTCTTCTTCTAAGCGTTCCTTTAGTAATATACCACCGGAGCTACATTGCCCATTGTGTATAGGATTAATAAAAGATGCAGTCATAGCAAGCAAATGTTGTTTTAGTAGTTTCTGCAACAAATGTATAAGGGAACATATAATCTCTAACTCTATTTGCGTATGCGGGGCTAGAAATATACTTGCTGACACCCTCTTGCCTAACATGACTCTAAGAGACACAATAAACAGAATCAACAAGTCTAATAGCAGTAGTTCAGAGCATGGGGTTAGTGCTCCTCGAGTTCAAGATATGGTGTCAGAACACATTTCCCTCCCTAAAGTACAATTCCCATCAGAGTCTGCAGCTGTGAAGGTAGAGGTATTATCTGTACCTTCTCAAAAAGAAGAGACTTCTAGGGCTTTAAGGACTGTAGAAGAG
This DNA window, taken from Nicotiana tabacum cultivar K326 chromosome 15, ASM71507v2, whole genome shotgun sequence, encodes the following:
- the LOC107798216 gene encoding E3 ubiquitin ligase PARAQUAT TOLERANCE 3-like, yielding MAVYFKYKSAKDYDAIPILDQFISVGNLKLKIFESKRFGRGKDFDLLITNAQTNEDYVDQDALIPKNTSVLICRVPGLPRLPIVIPCLTEPKLDQAQMCEENNTVVKGESIAAKNYHNIDYDDFGDDVYAIPKLIPNQSGNPVLNAPTNSINDEETKIKNLIDTPDLGRHLHSSIGYGFGRGGMEWKKPPRGYVCHRCNEPGHFIQHCPTNGDPNYGIKKVKPPTKSNDVASSKEVQGFSSSSSSSKRSFSNIPPELHCPLCIGLIKDAVIASKCCFSSFCNKCIREHIISNSICVCGARNILADTLLPNMTLRDTINRINKSNSSSSEHGVSAPRVQDMVSEHISLPKVQFPSESAAVKVEVLSVPSQKEETSRALRTVEECPIAVGEAVKMKKRKKPSMPFDGAAVNKRWRVAQDHVVAENYMLAMNAAAYHPHWTGMQYTSYGHSPIDIQFGHPVLPRAAPPLGQ